The following proteins are encoded in a genomic region of Dyadobacter sp. UC 10:
- a CDS encoding sugar ABC transporter substrate-binding protein: MKNAILTTLIATALLAGCNQSSEKGSEGGEKLVIGATMLSMQNEFIVNVSDEMEAKAKELGVELITVDAERSALKQVEQVESFIAQGVNAIIMNPCEVEASSPAVKLAMEANIPIINVNSETSAEPTAFVGSDDTESARIAMKYLAEKLGGKGNILMMHGFMGQAAQLKRDKGAKEILKANPGLKLLAEQTGEWDRAKGMSLTENWIQSYGPQINAIFAQNDEMGMGAVKALEAAGLKDKVIVVSVDAIPDALQAVKKGTLNATVFQNAKEQGSKAIETAVKAARKEAFDKEVLIPFQLVTKDNVGEFLR, translated from the coding sequence ATGAAAAATGCAATTTTAACTACCCTTATCGCAACTGCTCTTTTGGCTGGTTGTAATCAGTCTTCTGAAAAAGGATCCGAAGGCGGAGAAAAACTGGTGATTGGTGCTACTATGCTGAGCATGCAGAATGAATTTATTGTGAATGTGAGCGATGAAATGGAGGCCAAGGCAAAAGAGCTGGGCGTGGAGCTGATCACGGTAGACGCCGAACGCTCGGCTTTGAAACAGGTGGAACAGGTCGAAAGCTTTATTGCACAGGGGGTTAATGCTATTATTATGAATCCGTGCGAAGTGGAGGCGAGCTCACCGGCCGTCAAACTGGCCATGGAAGCAAATATCCCTATTATCAATGTCAATTCAGAAACTTCTGCGGAACCAACTGCATTCGTCGGATCCGACGATACGGAATCGGCTCGCATTGCGATGAAATATCTGGCCGAAAAACTGGGTGGAAAAGGTAATATACTGATGATGCACGGCTTTATGGGACAAGCTGCGCAATTGAAAAGAGATAAGGGAGCAAAGGAAATCCTGAAAGCAAATCCGGGTTTGAAATTGCTTGCCGAGCAGACCGGCGAATGGGACCGCGCGAAGGGAATGTCTCTAACCGAAAACTGGATTCAATCTTACGGCCCGCAGATCAACGCCATTTTTGCGCAAAACGATGAAATGGGAATGGGCGCGGTAAAAGCACTGGAAGCTGCGGGATTGAAAGACAAAGTGATTGTAGTCAGCGTGGATGCTATTCCTGATGCATTGCAGGCAGTAAAAAAAGGAACACTGAACGCCACCGTGTTCCAAAACGCAAAAGAACAAGGAAGCAAAGCTATTGAAACGGCGGTGAAGGCTGCCAGGAAAGAAGCTTTTGACAAAGAGGTCCTGATCCCTTTTCAGCTTGTTACGAAGGACAACGTGGGGGAGTTTTTGAGGTAG
- a CDS encoding ABC transporter permease, with product MNSYSNFRLTNIGRYGIFLAFLLLCIVLAFSTPRFFTVSNILIIGTQVSINALLAFGVTFVIITGGIDLSLGSMVAVTGVVAATFAHPDTYPLAVPLLAGIGAGLLFGAFNGLVITKSKVPPFIVTLGTMTIGRGLALIISKGRPISNLSDSFNFIGGGNILGIPFPIIILIVAFIVCAVILNKTVLGRYMYAVGGNEPAARASGIRVGNVKMWVYTICGILSAIGGILLTARITTGQPNAGAGFELDAIAAAIIGGTSTSGGTGTMTGTLIGALLIGVISNSLDLLNVTSYYQQVVMGAIIIGAVVLDGFGKKE from the coding sequence ATGAACTCCTATTCCAATTTCCGTCTGACAAATATTGGCCGCTACGGCATTTTTCTGGCTTTCCTTTTGCTGTGCATTGTACTCGCTTTCAGCACGCCACGATTTTTTACGGTTTCCAATATATTGATTATCGGCACACAGGTTTCCATTAATGCACTGCTGGCATTTGGAGTTACTTTTGTGATTATTACCGGCGGGATTGACCTTTCTCTAGGGTCGATGGTAGCAGTGACGGGCGTAGTCGCGGCCACTTTTGCGCATCCTGATACTTATCCGCTGGCGGTTCCGCTGCTGGCCGGAATTGGTGCCGGGCTGCTTTTCGGAGCATTTAACGGACTAGTCATTACAAAAAGCAAAGTGCCTCCATTCATTGTAACGCTCGGGACGATGACGATCGGGCGTGGCCTGGCTTTAATTATCAGTAAAGGCAGACCGATTTCTAATTTGTCTGATTCATTCAATTTTATCGGAGGGGGTAATATTTTGGGAATCCCATTTCCCATAATCATTCTGATTGTCGCATTTATCGTTTGCGCAGTGATTCTGAATAAAACTGTTTTGGGCAGATATATGTATGCGGTTGGCGGTAATGAGCCAGCCGCGCGTGCTTCGGGTATTCGCGTTGGGAATGTGAAAATGTGGGTTTATACAATCTGCGGAATACTTTCTGCAATCGGCGGAATCTTGCTTACCGCCAGGATCACAACAGGACAGCCCAACGCAGGTGCGGGTTTTGAACTTGACGCAATTGCTGCTGCGATTATCGGCGGCACCAGTACCTCGGGCGGAACCGGCACTATGACCGGCACGTTGATAGGAGCGCTTTTGATCGGCGTGATCAGCAATAGTCTGGACTTACTTAACGTGACTTCATATTACCAGCAGGTCGTAATGGGCGCCATTATTATCGGCGCTGTGGTGCTGGATGGTTTTGGGAAGAAGGAATGA
- a CDS encoding sugar ABC transporter ATP-binding protein, whose amino-acid sequence MPDFILTVNQLSKSFSGIKALDNVSFNLRRGEVHALMGENGAGKSTFMKILIGLLAPDSGEIVFEGNNLTDQKVGDTLKKGISMIHQEILIIPELTVAQNIFLGREKAVSNQKSWLSGWLNDDEINRRSEVILQQLGVAISPKIKMKHLSVAQMQLVEIAKAISNDAKVIIMDEPTSAISDKEVEMLFKMIRDLKAQDVSIIYISHKMDEIFRISDTVTVLRDGKYIGTRSAAELDQNSLISMMVGREIGQMFPEGNTAIKEEVLSVENLGKKGKFSNISFAVHAGEIVGLSGLMGAGRTEIARAIFGLDKSDEGMIRISGQTVQISSPLKALKNGIGYVSEDRKGLGFIPKMSVKDNVTLSSMKRHRKGIFIDTKSEEADTAQMIADLRIKTSGMNQKVTNLSGGNQQKVVIGKVLLASPKLIILDEPTRGVDVGAKFEIYKLVRNLAEKGMAIIMISSELPEILGMSDRIIVLSKGRQTAMLSRQDATQELIMKYAVG is encoded by the coding sequence ATGCCGGATTTTATTCTCACCGTCAATCAGCTTTCCAAATCATTTTCGGGTATTAAGGCGCTGGACAATGTCAGCTTTAATCTGCGGAGAGGGGAAGTGCATGCATTGATGGGGGAAAATGGCGCGGGTAAGTCAACATTTATGAAAATCCTGATCGGCCTGCTCGCGCCGGATTCAGGTGAAATTGTTTTTGAAGGCAATAACCTGACGGATCAAAAAGTAGGTGATACTTTGAAAAAGGGTATTTCCATGATCCATCAGGAAATACTGATCATTCCTGAGCTGACCGTTGCTCAGAATATCTTTTTAGGCAGAGAAAAAGCAGTTTCCAATCAGAAAAGCTGGCTTTCGGGCTGGTTAAATGACGATGAGATTAACAGGAGGTCGGAAGTAATCCTGCAACAGCTGGGTGTTGCTATTTCTCCCAAAATAAAAATGAAACACCTGAGCGTAGCGCAAATGCAGTTGGTGGAGATTGCCAAGGCGATTTCCAATGATGCAAAGGTGATTATCATGGACGAGCCTACGTCTGCGATTTCCGACAAAGAGGTGGAAATGCTGTTTAAAATGATCCGCGACCTGAAAGCCCAAGACGTGAGTATCATTTATATATCCCACAAAATGGACGAGATTTTCCGGATTTCGGATACGGTTACCGTTTTGCGGGATGGCAAATACATTGGAACCAGAAGTGCGGCCGAATTGGATCAGAACTCGCTGATTTCGATGATGGTAGGGCGGGAAATAGGACAGATGTTTCCGGAAGGCAATACAGCTATAAAAGAAGAAGTTCTATCGGTTGAAAACTTAGGGAAAAAGGGGAAATTCTCCAATATCAGCTTTGCGGTTCACGCGGGTGAAATTGTGGGATTGTCCGGATTAATGGGTGCGGGACGGACAGAAATTGCCCGGGCAATTTTTGGTTTGGACAAATCAGATGAAGGAATGATCAGGATCTCGGGTCAAACCGTGCAGATCAGTTCTCCATTAAAAGCATTGAAAAATGGCATCGGATATGTGAGTGAAGATAGGAAAGGACTGGGTTTTATTCCGAAGATGTCGGTCAAAGATAATGTTACATTATCCAGTATGAAGCGCCACCGGAAAGGCATTTTTATCGATACAAAAAGTGAAGAAGCCGACACAGCGCAAATGATCGCCGACCTGCGGATCAAAACCTCGGGGATGAATCAGAAAGTGACAAATCTGAGTGGTGGAAATCAGCAGAAAGTGGTGATTGGTAAAGTGTTACTGGCATCGCCAAAACTCATTATACTGGACGAGCCGACGCGGGGTGTGGATGTAGGAGCCAAATTTGAAATATATAAACTCGTTCGCAACCTGGCTGAGAAAGGCATGGCGATCATCATGATTTCCTCGGAGCTACCCGAGATATTAGGCATGAGCGACCGGATCATTGTCTTGTCAAAAGGCAGACAAACTGCGATGCTTTCCAGGCAGGATGCAACGCAGGAATTGATCATGAAATATGCGGTGGGGTAG
- a CDS encoding Gfo/Idh/MocA family protein encodes MMAKKEIRVALIGSGLMGRTHSNGYKRIGDFFPELEYRPVLQAVCSRNEEKVKAFAEQWGYASYETDWRRIIERDDIDAVDICTPNDTHAEIALAAAAAGKMILCEKPLARTLDEAKAMVEAIEKAGVKNTVWYNYRRVPAVTLAKQIVDSGKLGRIFHYRANFLQDWTISPDVPQGGAATWRLDVDAAGSGVTGDLLAHCIDTAMWINGGIKDVSAVTETFIKERVHSGSGEKKKVGIDDACIFHCHFDNGSLGLFESTRYARGHKALYTFEINGEHASIRWDLHDLNRLEYFDHSDESIVRGWRSILVTDSDQPYMKRWWIPGTSIGYEHSFIHQAADFFESLQTGKPCSPTFKDAYETQKVCEAVLDSAASKSWKDTGVEWEG; translated from the coding sequence ATTATGGCTAAAAAAGAGATAAGAGTAGCATTAATAGGAAGCGGGCTGATGGGGCGTACGCATTCTAACGGATATAAAAGAATAGGTGATTTCTTCCCGGAGCTGGAGTACCGCCCGGTATTGCAGGCTGTTTGCTCGCGTAATGAAGAAAAAGTGAAAGCCTTCGCAGAGCAATGGGGCTATGCTTCTTACGAAACGGATTGGAGAAGAATTATCGAGCGTGATGATATTGACGCAGTCGATATTTGTACACCCAACGATACCCATGCTGAAATAGCACTGGCTGCCGCCGCTGCGGGTAAAATGATCCTTTGCGAAAAACCACTTGCCCGTACATTGGACGAAGCCAAGGCAATGGTGGAAGCCATTGAAAAAGCAGGTGTAAAAAATACGGTATGGTACAACTATCGCCGCGTGCCGGCGGTTACTTTGGCCAAACAAATCGTTGATTCCGGTAAGTTGGGACGCATTTTCCATTACCGCGCCAACTTCCTGCAAGACTGGACGATCAGTCCGGACGTACCGCAGGGAGGTGCTGCAACCTGGCGTCTGGACGTGGATGCAGCCGGTTCCGGTGTAACGGGCGATTTGCTTGCGCACTGTATCGACACTGCGATGTGGATTAACGGAGGTATTAAAGATGTATCAGCGGTTACTGAAACTTTCATCAAGGAACGCGTGCATTCAGGAAGCGGAGAGAAGAAGAAAGTGGGTATCGACGATGCCTGTATCTTCCATTGCCACTTCGATAATGGTTCGCTGGGCCTTTTTGAATCAACGCGTTATGCACGTGGCCACAAGGCGCTCTATACATTTGAAATCAACGGTGAGCACGCTTCCATTCGCTGGGACCTGCATGATCTGAACCGTTTGGAGTATTTCGACCATAGCGACGAGTCCATCGTTCGCGGTTGGAGATCGATCCTGGTGACAGACAGCGACCAGCCTTATATGAAGCGCTGGTGGATCCCGGGAACCAGCATTGGTTATGAACATTCGTTCATCCACCAGGCTGCCGATTTCTTCGAAAGTCTGCAAACTGGTAAACCTTGCTCGCCTACTTTCAAGGATGCTTACGAAACACAGAAAGTTTGCGAAGCGGTACTTGATTCGGCAGCTTCTAAATCATGGAAGGATACCGGCGTAGAATGGGAAGGTTAA
- a CDS encoding sugar phosphate isomerase/epimerase family protein, with the protein MPENNYPKLHNATWPGIVGKGSDSEPIISFDTMLEHTAAAEVDGVKFDGIDIGLFDPHVGIYMNTEDGPAKLAAKLNALGLEVGSLVANVWAGSAMGTQEARDEFVNQVRIACEFGKKLRDLGVRKGGVIRVDSACSPEAWAADPTGNTKQIAETWRRACDIAADFGEKLAAEGEICWGGMHSWKTMLETLKAVDRPNMGFQADMSHTFLYLLGYNAPEDRILPADFQWGDRAAQEEGLKKMTAALRPYTFDFHVAQNDGTVHGTGSHDKTGRHCLATDPNGKLDIVRDAGFWMRDENGNVTKAFRHICWDGCMFPNEVMTNQQTWNDILAALINVRKAHGWYQEV; encoded by the coding sequence ATGCCTGAAAATAATTATCCCAAACTCCACAATGCCACCTGGCCTGGGATTGTTGGAAAAGGTTCTGATTCTGAGCCTATTATTTCTTTTGATACCATGCTGGAACACACCGCTGCCGCTGAGGTAGATGGTGTTAAGTTCGATGGTATCGATATCGGCCTTTTCGATCCGCACGTGGGCATTTATATGAACACGGAAGACGGACCCGCCAAGCTTGCAGCCAAACTAAACGCACTTGGCCTGGAAGTAGGGAGCCTCGTTGCGAATGTATGGGCCGGCTCTGCAATGGGTACGCAGGAAGCGCGCGACGAGTTTGTCAACCAGGTACGGATTGCTTGTGAATTTGGTAAAAAACTGCGTGACCTGGGCGTTCGCAAAGGTGGTGTAATCCGCGTTGACTCGGCTTGCTCGCCGGAAGCGTGGGCTGCTGATCCTACGGGTAATACCAAACAAATTGCTGAAACCTGGCGCCGCGCCTGCGATATAGCTGCTGATTTTGGTGAGAAGCTCGCTGCTGAGGGAGAAATCTGCTGGGGTGGTATGCATAGCTGGAAAACTATGCTGGAAACACTGAAAGCCGTTGATCGTCCTAATATGGGTTTCCAGGCCGATATGTCGCATACTTTCCTGTATTTGTTGGGTTACAATGCACCCGAGGATCGTATCCTGCCGGCAGATTTCCAATGGGGAGACCGCGCTGCTCAGGAAGAAGGGTTGAAAAAAATGACCGCTGCGCTTCGCCCGTACACTTTCGATTTCCACGTTGCACAAAACGATGGAACGGTACACGGAACAGGTTCTCACGATAAAACCGGCCGCCACTGTCTGGCGACTGATCCTAACGGTAAGCTTGATATCGTTCGGGACGCAGGTTTTTGGATGCGGGATGAAAACGGCAATGTAACCAAAGCGTTCCGCCACATCTGCTGGGACGGTTGTATGTTCCCGAACGAGGTAATGACCAATCAGCAGACATGGAATGATATTCTCGCTGCATTGATCAATGTACGAAAAGCCCACGGCTGGTATCAGGAGGTTTAA
- a CDS encoding aldose 1-epimerase family protein: protein MKSAESIKQDWKDKVSNHLQVGGIETSVLDNGAGRGTRIAWLNTGAGLRYKIVLDRAMDIAEAFYNQHSLAWLSHGGITYPQPFSDKGIDWLRTFGGGLLTTCGLSHAGGPESDQYGERGLHGLISNSPAEIISIKQPDLRKDDLEMSITGIIRESKPFGPNFELKRTISATLGKPGIRIKDEVTNRANTPAPHMLLYHFNFGWPLADEGTDILWNGKWQPRHGEENAKIFKEGNAFKKCPAPLGEHLGSGEEVALIDVEADIFGDSICGLHNEKLGLAVSLKWKKEQLPWMANWQHWGKGEYVTGVEPSTHPLSGQAKAREDGTLIFIGPEETKLYELELNVLTEKEAIDEFVLQVNIS, encoded by the coding sequence ATGAAAAGTGCTGAGTCGATCAAGCAGGACTGGAAAGATAAAGTATCCAATCATTTGCAGGTGGGTGGGATAGAAACTTCCGTACTTGACAATGGAGCCGGCAGAGGTACCCGGATTGCCTGGTTGAATACCGGCGCCGGCTTGCGCTACAAGATCGTTCTGGATCGTGCAATGGATATTGCAGAGGCATTTTATAACCAGCATAGTCTGGCCTGGCTGAGCCACGGCGGCATTACTTATCCGCAGCCGTTTTCCGACAAAGGGATCGACTGGCTACGCACATTCGGAGGCGGCTTACTGACCACCTGCGGACTTTCACACGCCGGCGGGCCGGAGTCGGACCAATATGGCGAACGTGGCTTGCACGGATTGATCAGCAATTCGCCGGCGGAAATCATCTCGATCAAGCAGCCGGACTTGCGGAAGGACGATCTGGAAATGAGTATTACGGGTATTATCCGCGAATCGAAACCGTTTGGGCCGAATTTCGAACTGAAAAGAACAATTTCAGCAACATTAGGAAAGCCTGGAATCCGTATTAAAGACGAAGTCACAAACAGGGCAAATACCCCTGCGCCACATATGTTGCTGTATCATTTCAATTTCGGCTGGCCGCTGGCTGACGAGGGAACCGATATTCTCTGGAATGGGAAATGGCAGCCACGTCACGGAGAGGAGAATGCGAAGATATTTAAAGAAGGAAATGCATTTAAAAAGTGCCCGGCACCGCTCGGAGAACACCTGGGAAGCGGCGAAGAAGTGGCATTGATAGATGTGGAAGCCGATATTTTTGGTGATAGCATTTGCGGTCTGCACAATGAAAAGCTCGGCCTGGCTGTCTCACTGAAATGGAAAAAAGAGCAGTTGCCCTGGATGGCGAACTGGCAGCATTGGGGAAAGGGAGAATATGTTACCGGCGTGGAACCAAGTACGCATCCATTATCGGGGCAAGCGAAGGCCAGGGAGGACGGGACATTGATCTTTATCGGGCCGGAAGAGACAAAATTGTACGAACTCGAACTGAACGTCTTGACAGAAAAAGAAGCGATTGACGAATTCGTACTGCAAGTGAATATATCGTAA